Within the Fusarium keratoplasticum isolate Fu6.1 chromosome 1, whole genome shotgun sequence genome, the region TGCTCAGCATCTCGAGCAAGTACTACCAGATCCTCCTGAGCCAATCGATCTGCTCCGGAGTGGGCTCATCTCTTGTTTTCTCCCCGGCCTTGACCGCTGTGGGTTACCCCCGTTGCCCAGACTGTTCCTCATCGCCCCATTCTGATGTATCGTCAATAGGCGCAAACCTACTTCGACAAGAAGCGAGGAATAGCACTCGGACTTGTTGTCGCCGGGTCATCGGTAGGGGGTGTCATCTTTCCCCAGATGGCACAGCACCTTATTCCAAAGGTGGGATTTGGCTGGGCCATCCGCATCTGCGCCTTTCTCATCCTGGGTATGCTTCTTTTGTCCAACCTGACCATCACCTCAAACCTTAGACACTCGCCCAAGCCCTTTAGCATAATGGACTACCTAAAGCCCATCCGCGAGTTTAACTTTTGTATCTTGGCTGTATCGTCCTTCTTTCTCTATTGTAAGTGCTACTACCCAGCGAGTCTTTGGTCGACGCCGAAAATCGATAGTTGCTGACACTGATGCAAGGGGGCATGTTTGTGCCGTTCAATTACATCGTCACAGAAGCAATCCATTACGGAATGAAGCCGTCTCTAGCCATAGGATTGGTATCAATCATGAACGGCGCCAGGTAAGCTCTTTTCTAAACTTAAGTCAGCCTCTGGTCTTAATGGAGCTCTAACGGAGGGTCCGGGGATAGCTTCTTTGGGAGGACCGTGCCCAACTACGTTGCAGACAAGCTCGGCCGGTTCAACGTCACGGTAGTcatgcttcttctctccGCCACCATGGTTCTAGGCCTGTGGCTCCCTGGGAGGAGTGACGGCGCCATCATTGCATTTGCCGTGCTGTTCGGCTTCAGCTCTGGCGCAGGCATCGGGCTCGCACCCGTGCTCATCGCAGGCATCTCTCccatcgaggagcttggcTTCCGGGTGGGCACGATCCTGTCACTGGCTGCCATCGGCT harbors:
- a CDS encoding MFS domain-containing protein yields the protein MSNTSSTLDVTTLEGGRPEKETDEKPQESPEGGTRGWLTVAGSSAALFATFGWVNCIGLFQAQYEQVQLKDYSSSDISWITSIEFFCMLFFSPVGGKIFDHYGPKVPILIGSIMHVFGLMMLSISSKYYQILLSQSICSGVGSSLVFSPALTAAQTYFDKKRGIALGLVVAGSSVGGVIFPQMAQHLIPKVGFGWAIRICAFLILGMLLLSNLTITSNLRHSPKPFSIMDYLKPIREFNFCILAVSSFFLYWGMFVPFNYIVTEAIHYGMKPSLAIGLVSIMNGASFFGRTVPNYVADKLGRFNVTVVMLLLSATMVLGLWLPGRSDGAIIAFAVLFGFSSGAGIGLAPVLIAGISPIEELGFRVGTILSLAAIGSLTSPPIAGAIVADDGGSYRFAAVFGGVNFLIATMGVALLRVKLGGWKLTAKI